The DNA segment ACCTTACCAGATCGATTTCGTCCCGTTTCCGGTTCGGATTTCAATTCTGGTGGCCGTTGAAGGGCCTTGCCTTTCGGCTGATTCGACTTTATCAGAAGCTTTTCGACCGAACCTAATCGACTTCATTGCTTCAGAAGGTGGGAATCCATGGCTCTGCGGAAATTCAATTTCCGGTGAGAGCGAGATAGAGATTAGCGACTGCGCCCGAACTTGTCCAGTCCCAGGCAACCGTTCAAATCTACCTCCCCCGCATCACCGTGTCAACGGGTTTTGGGGCGAACAGAACACTAGCAGGTCGGTAACGCCCCATGCACATCAGGCGGCCATCGGCAGCTCGGCGCTTCGTTCGACCGTGTCCAGGTCCCCCGCTTCACCCGCTCGGGCCGCCCGCCCGCCGAGCACGTACACGTACGCCAGGAAGAGCAGCTCGGCGGTGACGCCGAGCGTGATGCGCGCCCAGGTCGGCAGGCCGGAGGGGGTCACGAACGCCTCGATGACGCCCGAGACGAACAGCACCAGCGCCAGGCCGATCGCCATGCCGATGGCCGCTCGGCCCCGTTGTGCCAGGGCCGCCCGGCGCGTCCGGGGGCCGGGGTCGATGACCGTCCAGCCGAGGCGTAGACCGGTGCCGGCGGCGACGAAGACGGCCGTCAGCTCCAGCAAGCCGTGCGGAAGGATCAGGCCGAGGAACGTGTCGAGGCGGCCCGCCGAGGACATCAGCCCGATGCCCACCGCCAGGTTGACCACGTTGACGAAGAGGACCCAGATCACCGGCACGCAGAGGAAGGCGCCCAGGACCAGGCACATGGCGGCGGCCTGCGCGTTGTTCGTCCATACCTGCGCGGCGAACGAGGCCGCCGGATGGCTGGAGTAGTACGTCTCGTACTCACCGCCCGGTGCCGTCATGCGGCGGAGGTCCTCCGGGGCCGCGATGGCCGCCTGGACCTCCGGATGCGTGCCGATCCACCACCCCATCAGCGCGGTCAGGAGAGTGGAGAGCACGGCGGTCGGTATCCACCAGTGGCGGGAGCGGTAGACCGCGGCGGGGAACCCGGCCGTGAGGAAGCGCGCGACATCGCGCCAGGACGCCCGACGCGTACCGGTCACCGTGGCACGGGCGCGCGCCACCAGCTGCGTGAGCCGTGCGACGAGCAGCGGGTCGGGGGCGCCGGACTGGATCAGCGACAGATGGGTCGCCGTGCGCTGGTAGAGGTCCACGAGTTCGTCGGCCTCCGCGCCCGTCAGCAGGCGGCCGCGGCGCAGCAGATGGTCCAGCCGGTCCCACTCGATGCGATGGGTGTGGACGAAGACGTCGAGGTCCATGGTCGGCTGCGGCTCCAGGCAAAGGGGGTACCGGTCGTACGACTGCGTGTTGCCGGTCAGCTTGGCAGACTGTGGGGCCGCGGGGCAG comes from the Streptomyces sp. NBC_00525 genome and includes:
- a CDS encoding stage II sporulation protein M, with protein sequence MDLDVFVHTHRIEWDRLDHLLRRGRLLTGAEADELVDLYQRTATHLSLIQSGAPDPLLVARLTQLVARARATVTGTRRASWRDVARFLTAGFPAAVYRSRHWWIPTAVLSTLLTALMGWWIGTHPEVQAAIAAPEDLRRMTAPGGEYETYYSSHPAASFAAQVWTNNAQAAAMCLVLGAFLCVPVIWVLFVNVVNLAVGIGLMSSAGRLDTFLGLILPHGLLELTAVFVAAGTGLRLGWTVIDPGPRTRRAALAQRGRAAIGMAIGLALVLFVSGVIEAFVTPSGLPTWARITLGVTAELLFLAYVYVLGGRAARAGEAGDLDTVERSAELPMAA